A region of Toxorhynchites rutilus septentrionalis strain SRP chromosome 1, ASM2978413v1, whole genome shotgun sequence DNA encodes the following proteins:
- the LOC129763206 gene encoding uncharacterized protein LOC129763206 isoform X7 — translation MFSCLWQLWDWIDPPTFTTMDSKKLQQLQQANSHLAPIPQTKPPAFQQQNNDYRPTRSPVFQNHPQYQSFASNFAQINYPHQIRPQQPQQQQQQQQHLSAHSSPKSNSNSLYLSEYSSSSHVGPAQHHHTIGSHYHFDQIYQTSSPSSGSGERERLYQTAPRPTQHTHATQQQQQQQQQQQQQQQQHQQPLTKLELQFQQLQREKIQAQIKTATEALAHQQQTFALRQQLNPPVPNYHLKQNLLQNLSQQHQQQIQHHQQQQQQQQHLNRNAPPSSLNLTSHFQPAQGPMKMTNQNVHDYGATATNQHSINETLYQAAQQQQKHNHTKPPNNLQSPAPSQIIIQQNNPGQVVNQACQTQISGVKNQTQNQKSPNSDSLSSPYHDGLERRKSGPVHTLKSPVTKRPQNAPITMSGWLYKQGSDGLKVWRRRWFVLSEYILYYYKSQEEEKLLGTVLLPSYKISACFPEDKVYRKFAFKCEHTNMRTFVFAAETAESMTAWVRLLTLATMMQGSSESENSPPSNNARSGDNSDSGIQTYQSQVCKSGTVQAPVTPASDNGGGSQPLYANAPPKPRRANDGGYSSPSPEHIPERYDQEQPHLRPTETIYGVKTPEMMNNPNLLQAQSPLIKRGLNDQLVYDPTMHPNPQQGGPSYNDSIYGNAKRIERDLYIQKLIQQQQLQQQQLQQQQLQQLHQHKQQQQQQQLAMTQTPQHQQPQQQPRVLSTNPFAMYPNTDRRTPDTYGPPRATLEKHMSDYEDIYNLTVLSKSLPPTQKISSAGGCEDVAGSAAYRRPMSPLRNEGGQNSAMPMRYTPNYLEVSSSPAQQQHVQMRARPVQSTIPRPHSADFLDYEARNPTKTKLKEEPARAPRPKSSLDINRTPDNYYYSEASYAEKMRMQSASYLQRTNPGGISGKMRGDETQGNNSSTVPRDAYYSGRMDYGDEVHQGSASVPRTQRMTVSQLKKHPSQQEQFLRSASARLPRKEDDPSVRDGERKREESMKRLLEWKQRMLQSPLTRKISQQQQQQQFGMASPGSTGNPFLAKPSHIGVDANMYMEQDKQPPNQQQPQRSESKSNLEYNSYSSDDEASISVRNVKNIPKVSLTVKPDPSDCRNDPRVRRYYDPAQTEYFYKEQQQEAYIRPDISFESTHDLYTQAQLQRAQEINLQQHYQLQDIDRSLAAMSQESPGDKWPPMNQQLFTRAPLTASHDKLELREFHPPNEPCFLQTLEMSAGDLLNRTHEELVLLLIQLRRQNSNTARSIEQCCTNIHDIQNSIRISDGPTRAENLARLEALKKQLAELEKQYEKEKPLINLVDNMVKLGTLYRGAPGKKKTHSSESATLDRLEFNQRIQERRLLQEEQRQWDRLSPNHVELQTKVQQLYQIDQLLQEESGTLQSLQRDKEDLERALGGLKAKLMKGDAPPMAVEAARQQQYSLERELSQVHLLLAENSKKLEKTVADNARLEQELLVLRQKLQASRDIRGSQGTLASGQDGQYVGSATAVLESELKRVQRLVGNMQRQRQELSQAVRQLTDNSDTLYKQINKNGDSRSSLHGTKRSLSTSWIETDLDSMVSADHSRNESTSSLNVSTDKQSSMYGRNEHDRSEGFELCSVESDELLEESTGGPFGYQDKQEIKTVRIVKRESERRHRDREKDRNNTSTHSLDQVLEEEAQIFEDYTNYHRSKSLPRGYETHEAFVQNQDVQSYANNLKDYYSMTANSNNSYPVSMIDRKADLYSGCDRQVKAASTKPGNYSLSRTVDGNPEMPGLRNKTESIQSLAISEQSPVFQSEAAKQIIHEMVSNGPEQPQPPIGGGGSGANVDRQKQKAEHVSQQNKHRRSIPKEKRRHHTAPHHVNAKQIEIMQSENDMNKNNINWRARDDVDLEVTLRPRSNAPDVVRSAIGPREKISEHTIDKLLAAPSKILIPERYIPEQAPELSPEEKRRRQEKVEAIKKMLSETPMAGNDTSPNQPANAEKRQREHLLQLNQILAQQVMQMSKIVADDSPKDPSAENSMAVLPSSISKLKKTRGLFRSHSRKSSASNDDDDNYRSDMEDEEDDDDAESPPEPLPLYQQRENYFT, via the exons ATGTTTAGCTGTCTTTGGCAATTATGGGATTG GATCGATCCACCCACGTTCACCACAATGGACAGCAAGAAGCTTCAGCAGCTGCAGCAGGCCAACTCACATCTAGCACCAATTCCGCAAACGAAGCCTCCAGCATTTCAGCAGCAAAACAACGACTATCGACCTACACGGTCGCCAGTGTTTCAAAATCATCCACAGTATCAAAGCTTTGCATCAAATTTTGCGCAGATCAACTATCCGCATCAAATACGACCTCAAcagccgcagcagcagcagcagcaacagcagcatctAAGCGCACACAGTAGCCCTAAATCGAATAGCAACAGTTTGTACCTTAGCGAATACTCTAGTTCGAGCCATGTCGGACCAGCGCAACATCATCACACAATCGGAAGTCATTACCATTTTGATCAAATCTACCAAACGAGTTCGCCCTCGAGTGGTAGCGGCGAGAGGGAGCGGCTATACCAAACGGCCCCCAGACCGACACAGCATACACACGCaactcaacagcagcagcagcaacagcagcagcagcagcagcaacagcagcagcatcagcagccgCTCACCAAGTTGGAATTGCAATTCCAACAATTACAGCGGGAAAAAATCCAAGCACAAATTAAAACAGCTACCGAAGCCCTGGCACACCAACAGCAAACATTTGCCCTTCGACAGCAGCTCAATCCACCTGTTCCGAATTATCATCTGAAGCAAAATTTACTTCAAAATCTTTCCCAGCAACATCAGCAGCAAATACAAcaccatcaacagcagcagcaacaacaacagcatcTGAATCGGAATGCGCCACCTTCGAGCCTAAATCTTACCAGCCATTTTCAACCGGCGCAAGGTCCAATGAAAATGACCAACCAAAACGTTCACGATTACGGTGCAACCGCCACAAATCAGCATTCCATCAATGAAACCCTCTACCAAGCCgctcagcagcagcagaagcacAATCATACCAAACCCCCAAACAATCTCCAATCGCCTGCCCCTAGCCAAATCATCATCCAGCAAAACAACCCGGGTCAGGTGGTCAACCAAGCATGCCAGACGCAAATTAGTGGAGTAAAAAATCAAACTCAGAACCAAAAATCTCCCAATTCGGACTCGCTCTCGTCACCATATCACGACGGATTGGAACGACGGAAAAGTGGTCCTGTGCACACCCTGAAATCACCCGTCACAAAACGACCCCAGAACGCACCCATCACGATGTCCGGCTGGTTGTACAAACAGGGCTCCGATGGGCTGAAGGTGTGGCGCAGACGGTGGTTTGTCCTGTCTGAATACATTCTCTATTACTACAAAAGTCAGGAAGAGGAGAAACTGCTGGGAACGGTCCTACTGCCATCGTACAAAATTTCAGCCTGTTTCCCGGAGGATAAAGTGTACCGCAAGTTTGCCTTCAAATGTGAACACACCAACATGCGTACCTTTGTCTTCGCTGCCGAGACGGCCGAGTCGATGACCGCTTGGGTGCGATTGTTGACGCTGGCCACTATGATGCAAGGGAGCAGCGAATCGGAAAACAGTCCTCCATCGAACAATGCACGGAGCGGGGACAACAGCGATTCCGGCATACAAACCTACCAATCGCAGGTATGCAAGTCCGGTACGGTTCAAGCTCCGGTGACGCCAGCTTCCGACAATGGCGGAGGATCACAACCGCTGTATGCAAATGCTCCACCAAAGCCGAGGAGAGCGAATGACGGTGGTTATTCGTCGCCTAGTCCTGAACACATACCGGAGAGATATGACCAGGAACAGCCACATTTGAGACCAACCGAAACTATCTATGGGGTGAAAACTCCCGAGATGATGAACAATCCGAATCTTCTGCAGGCACAATCACCTCTCATCAAACGAGGACTTAACGATCAACTAGTGTATGATCCCACAATGCATCCCAATCCCCAACAGGGAGGTCCTAGTTATAACGATTCGATATACGGTAACGCCAAGCGTATAGAGCGAGATTTGTACATACAGAAATTAATCCAGCAGCAGCaactacaacaacaacaactccaGCAACAGCAATTGCAGCAACTTCACCAGCataagcaacaacaacaacaacagcaactgGCAATGACGCAAACGCCCCAACACCAACAGCCGCAGCAACAGCCCCGTGTTTTGTCCACCAACCCATTCGCAATGTATCCGAATACCGACCGACGGACTCCGGATACGTACGGTCCACCGCGGGCCACCCTGGAGAAACATATGTCCGATTATGAGGATATCTACAACCTGACTGTGCTTTCGAAATCCCTGCCGCCAACGCAGAAGATCAGCAGCGCCGGTGGATGTGAGGATGTGGCAGGTTCTGCGGCCTATCGTCGGCCGATGAGTCCACTGCGTAACGAAGGCGGCCAAAACTCGGCGATGCCGATGCGCTACACGCCCAACTATCTGGAAGTAAGT AGTTCGCCCGCACAGCAACAGCACGTGCAAATGCGTGCCCGACCCGTGCAGTCGACCATTCCGCGACCCCATTCGGCCGACTTTCTCGACTACGAAGCCCGCAACCCTACCAAAACAAAGCTCAAGGAAGAGCCGGCTCGGGCGCCGCGACCCAAATCAAGCCTGGACATCAATCGTACCCCGGACAATTACTACTACTCGGAAGCGAGCTACGCTGAGAAAATGCGAATGCAGAGTGCGTCCTATCTTCAGCGTACCAATCCCGGTGGGATATCTGGAAAGATGAGAGGTGATGAGACACAAG GAAACAACTCCAGCACAGTCCCCCGGGATGCGTACTACTCTGGTCGGATGGATTACGGAGACGAGGTGCATCAAGGATCGGCTAGTGTTCCCCGTACCCAACGGATGACCGTGAGTCAGCTGAAGAAACATCCCTCCCAGCAGGAACAATTTCTACGCTCGGCAAGCGCTCGACTCCCTCGCAAAGAGGACGATCCTTCGGTAAGGGATGGCGAGAGGAAGCGTGAAGAATCGATGAAGCGACTGCTGGAATGGAAGCAACGAATGTTGCAGTCTCCGCTAACTCGCAAAATAtctcagcaacaacaacaacagcagtttGGAATGGCCTCGCCTGGTTCGACCGGGAACCCTTTCCTAGCGAAACCTAGCCATATAGGAGTAGACGCCAACATGTACATGGAGCAGGATAAGCAACCGCCGAACCAACAGCAACCACAGCGATCTGAGAGCAAATCTAATCTAGAGTACAATAGCTATTCGTCTGATGATGAAG CCTCTATTTCAGTTCGCAACGTGAAAAACATTCCCAAGGTGTCGTTGACGGTGAAGCCCGATCCGTCGGATTGCCGAAACGATCCGAGAGTGCGCCGATATTACGATCCCGCACAAACCGAATATTTCTACAAGGAGCAACAACAGGAGGCCTACATTCGGCCCGATATAAGTTTCGAGTCAACCCACGATCTTTAcacacaggctcagttacagcGAGCGCAAGAAATCAATCTTCAGCAGCATTACCAACTGCAGGACATCGATCGTAGCTTAGCTGCTATGAGTCAAGAATCTCCCGGAGATAAATGGCCTCCGATGAATCAACAACTATTCACACGAGCTCCCTTGACGGCCAGCCACGACAAACTGGAGCTACGG GAATTCCACCCACCTAATGAACCGTGTTTTCTACAGACCTTGGAAATGTCCGCAGGAGACTTGCTAAATCGAACGCACGAAGAGCTTGTCTTGCTGCTGATACAGCTGCGACGACAGAACAGCAACACGGCACGCTCCATTGAGCAGTGTTGCACGAATATACACGATATTCAG AACTCTATACGCATATCTGATGGACCGACACGGGCGGAAAACCTTGCCCGGCTGGAGGCTTTGAAGAAACAGCTAGCGGAGTTGGAGAAGCAGTACGAAAAGGAGAAGCCGCTAATCAATTTGGTGGACAATATGGTAAAGCTGGGCACACTGTATCGGGGTGCTCCCGGTAAGAAGAAGACCCATTCGTCCGAATCGGCTACACTCGATCGGTTGGAGTTCAACCAGCGAATCCAGGAGCGGCGATTGCTACAAGAAGAACAGCGCCAATGGGATAGACTCAGTCCAAACCACGTTGAGTTGCAG ACAAAAGTTCAACAACTCTATCAGATCGATCAGCTGCTGCAAGAGGAATCTGGCACGCTGCAAAGTCTACAGCGGGACAAAGAGGATCTAGAACGTGCCCTTGGTGGCTTGAAGGCCAAGCTAATGAAGGGTGATGCACCGCCTATGGCGGTTGAAGCCGCCCGACAGCAACAATACAGTCTGGAACGTGAGCTCTCCCAAGTTCATCTACTTCTGGCGGAGAATTCGAAG aaactAGAGAAAACAGTCGCCGACAATGCTCGGTTGGAGCAAGAGTTACTAGTGTTGCGTCAAAAACTGCAAGCTTCTCGGGATATTCGTGGATCGCAGGGTACACTGGCTAGTGGACAGGACGGGCAGTACGTAGGGTCCGCCACTGCAGTGTTGGAGTCCGAGCTAAAGAGAGTTCAGCGATTGGTTGGTAATATGCAGCGCCAGCGACAAGAGTTGAGCCAGGCGGTTCGACAGCTGACCGACAACTCGGATACGCTGTACAAGCAGATCAACAAAAACGGCGATAGCAGATCATCTCTGCATGGAACCAAGCGATCACTGAGCACTTCGTGGATCGAGACCGATTTGGACTCGATGGTCAGTGCGGATCACAGCAGGAACGAGAGTACTTCATCGCTGAATGTGTCAACAGATAAGCAAAGTTCGATGTACGGCAGAAACGAACATGATCGCTCGGAAGGATTCGAGCTGTGCAGCGTAGAAAGTGACGAACTGTTGGAAGAGTCCACCGGTGGACCATTTGGCTACCAAGACAAACAGGAAATCAAGACAGTGAGGATTGTGAAGCGTGAGTCTGAACGAAGACATCGGGATCGGGAGAAAGATCGGAATAACACTTCGACGCATAGTTTGGATCAGGTGCTGGAGGAAGAGGCCCAGATCTTTGAGGATTATACCAACTATCACAGATCAAAATCGTTACCTAGGGGTTACGAAACGCACGAAGCTTTCGTACAGAATCAGGATGTTCAATCGTACGCCAATAATTTGAAGGATTATTACAGTATGACTGCTAACAGTAACAACAGTTACCCAGTGTCAATGATCGATCGTAAAGCGGATCTGTACTCGGGATGCGATCGACAGGTAAAGGCGGCATCCACAAAACCTGGCAACTATTCGTTGAGTAGGACCGTGGATGGGAATCCCGAAATGCCAGGATTGCGTAATAAAACCGAATCAATACAGAGCTTGGCTATCTCCGAGCAGAGTCCTGTATTCCAGAGTGAAGCGGCCAAGCAAATCATCCACGAGATGGTGAGTAATGGGCCAGAGCAGCCACAACCGCCGATCGGTGGAGGTGGTAGTGGTGCGAATGTAGATCGCCAAAAACAAAAGGCAGAGCATGTGTCCCAACAGAACAAACACCGTCGATCGATCCCGAAGGAAAAGCGTCGACATCACACGGCACCACATCACGTCAACGCGAAGCAGATCGAGATTATGCAGAGTGAGAATGATATGAATAAGAAT AATATCAACTGGCGTGCGCGTGACGATGTTGACTTGGAGGTGACACTGAGGCCACGATCCAACGCTCCGGACGTTGTTCGATCTGCCATAGGACCACGGGAGAAGATTTCCGAGCACACGATTGACAAGTTGCTCGCAGCGCCGAGTAAGATCTTGATTCCGGAACGGTACATTCCGGAGCAGGCACCAGAGCTATCGCCGGAGGAGAAACGTCGCCGCCAAGAGAAAGTGGAAGCCATCAAAAAGATGCTCTCGGAGACTCCAATGGCGGGCAAC GACACTTCGCCGAATCAACCGGCAAACGCGGAAAAGAGACAACGAGAGCACCTGCTTCAGCTGAATCAGATTCTAGCTCAGCAGGTTATGCAAATGAGTAAAATTGTGGCTG ATGATAGCCCCAAGGATCCAAGTGCAG